The following nucleotide sequence is from Candidatus Dormiibacterota bacterium.
AGGTGGGGGGCGAGCAGGTGCGGGCGCACCCCCCGGGCGATCAGCAGGTCGCCGGCGCCGAGGGTGAGCATGGAGCGGTCGCCGCGGGCGCGCACCCGCTCGGCCATCAGCTCGGCCCAGGCGGCGAGGTGGGTGACGCGCCGGGGGCGGACGGTGGTGGCGGGGTCGTGGCCGAGGTCCCAGGCGAGCACCGCGGGGTGGTTGGAGAAGGCGTCGAGCAGGGCCTCGAGCCAGGCCACCCCCGCCTCCTGCATCAGCGGGTCGGCATAGGGGTCGCGGGGACCGCCGGGCTCGACGCTGCCCTCGCAGACCACCCGCACGCCGGTGCGCGGCCGCTTGCGGTCGACCATGTAGCGGGGCAGCATCACGCAGTCGCCGAACGTCTGGATGAAGAGCACCGGCACCACCCCGAGGGAGAGGCCGCGGGCGGTCTCCAGCAGGTCGCCGAGCTCGCCGATGCGGCGCCGGCTCACCCCGCGATGCGAGGGCATGAAGGCGTCCCAGGGGAGGTGGACGCGCACCGCGGGGAGGCCCTGCGCCCGGGCCGCGGCGAGGTCCGCGGCCACCCGCACCGCCGGGAACGCCTGCCAGAGGTAGGGACCGGTGGAGGCCGGCCAGTAGGTGACGCCGCAGAGCAGGGGGTCGCCGGCGGCCGTGCTACTCCCCCCGGAACTCGGCCGGCCGCTTGCCGAGGAACGCCTGGAGGCCCTCGGCGGCGTCGGCGGTCTGGAGGACCTCGAGGAAGCCGCGCATCTCGGCGCGCAGCCCCTCGTCGACGGGGCGGTCGAGGCCCTCGAGCACCGCGCGCTTGGCCAGCCCGAGCGCACGCGTCGCCATCCCGGCGAGGGAGCGCGCCTTCTCCATCACCGCCGCCTCGAAGCCCTCCGGGGGCAGGGCGGCATCGACCAGGCCGATCGCCAGCGCCTCGGGGGCGCGCAGCCGGCTGGCCTCCATGATCATGTGCAGCCCGCGGGCGCGTCCCACCAGGCGGGGCAGCCGCTGGGTCCCCCCGGCCCCGGGGATGATCCCCAGCGAGGTCTCGGTCAGCCCGATGGTGCTGCGTCCGTCATCGACCATGAGGCGGTAGTCGCAGCAGAGCGCCAGCTCGCAGCCGCCGCCGAGGGCGTGGCCGCCGATCGCCGCGATCACCGGCTTGGCGACCCGCTCGGGGATGCTGAAGCGCTCGAGGAAGGAGGGGCCGTCGCCGTCGATCCCCATGCCGCCGCCGGCCATCATCCCGATGTCCGCTCCCGCCATGAAGAAGCGCTCGATGGCGCTGGCGATCACGATGCATCGGACCGACGGGTCCTCGCCCAGCGCCTCGATCGCGCCGGCGATGGCGTCGATCAGTCCGGGCGAGATCGCGTTCGCCTTGGGCCGGTTCATGCGGACCACGGCGACGGCGCCGTCGCGCTCGACCGCGACCATCGGCGGGGCGTCCGGGGAGCCGCTCATCAGAAGGTGAAGAGGTCGATGCCGCCGGCGACGTGGAGCACCTGGCCGGTGACGTAGCGGGCCTCGGGCGAGCAGAGGAACACGATCGCGTGGGCGACGTCCTCGGGCTCGCCGGGCGCCCGCATCGCGGTGCGCAGCACCATCCGGTCGTTCATCTTGGGATTGCCCATCTTGAAGGCCTCGGTGGCGATGATCCCCGGCGCCACCACGTTGGCGGTGATGCCGTAGCGGGCGCCCTCGAGAGCGGTGGTGCGGGCCAGGCCGACCATCGCCGACTTGGTGGCGGCGTACGACGCCTGGCCGAAGCCACCGAGGCTGCCCGCCACCGAGGACATGTAGACGATCCGGCCGCCGCCCGCCTGGCGCATGTGGGTGAAGGCCGCCTTGGTGCAGTTGTAGGCGCCGGTGAGGTTGACGCTGACGTCGCGGTCCCAGAGCTCGTCGGACTGGGCCTCGATCTGGGCGACGTGGTCGAGGGTGGCGGCGTTGTTGACCAGGATGTCCAGCGAGCCGAACTCGGCGACCACCTGCTCGAAGACGGTGCGCACCTGCTCGCGGTCGGTGACGTCCATCTTGATCGCCGCCGAGCGCCGCCCCATGGCGCGGATCTCCTCGCTGGTGCGCTCCGCGTAGACGACGTTCTGCGAGGTGAACAGCTGGGCGAGCGCCGACTGCGCCCGCTCCGCCGACCGCTGGATGTCGGGGTCGCTCTCGATGAGGATGTCGGTGACGACGACGTCCGCGCCCGCCCTCGCCAGCGCCAGGCAGTCGGCACGGCCAAGCCCGCGCGAGCCGCCGGTGACCAACGCGACCTTGCCCGTGAGCTCGAACATGAGGCCCTCCCTCCGCCGGTGATGAACCGCCGCAATTATGGTCAGCTGGCCGCTGCCAGCCTCGACCTCCCCGCGGCACGGCGCTCGCCGAGGACGTAGCGGCTGATCACCAGGCGCTGGATCTCGGCGGTGCCCTCCCAGATCTGGTAGATCTTGGCGTCGCGCATGAACCGCTCGACCGGGTACTCCTTGATGTACCCGTAGCCGCCGAGGATCTGGACGGCGTCGACGGTGACCCGCATCGCCATGTCGCCGGCGAAGAGCTTGGCCATCGAGCCCTCGCCGCGGCCCATGGGGATCCCGTTCTCAGCCATCCAGCCGGCGCGCCAGGCGAGCAGCCGGGCGGCGTCGATCTCGGTGGCCATGTCGGCGAGCTTGAAGGCGATCGCCTCGTGCCTGGCGATCGGCTTGCCGAACTGCTCGCGCTCCAGCGAGTAGTCGCGGGCGAACTCGAAGGCGGCGCGGGCGATGCCGATGGCGCCGATGGCGACCGCCGGCCGGGTGGCCTCGAGCATCAGCATCGCGCCGATCGCCCCCGGCCCGGTGGCCTTGCCGTCCCTGTCGAAGCCCAGCCGGGCATCGTCGGGGACGAAGCAGTCCTCGAAGATGACCTGGGCGGTGTGGGAGGCGCGGACCCCGAGCTTGCGCTCCTTGCGGCCCTGGCGCATCCCGGGGTTGTCCTTCTCGATGACGAAGCCGGTGATACCCGCCGGGCCGGCGCTGCGGTCGGTGGTGGCGAATGCGACCTGGAGGTCGGCGATGCCGCCGTTGGTGCAGAACTGCTTGGTGCCGTTGAGCAGGTAGCCGCCGTCGACCCGGGTGGCGGTGGTGCGCAGCGCCAGCGAGTCCGAGCCCGAGTCCGGCTCGGTCAGGCCCATCGCCGCGATCCTCAGGGTCTTGGGGTCGCAGAGCTGGGAGATGTAGCGCTCCTTCTGCTCCTCGGTCCCCATGGCGATGATCCCGGCGCCGGCGAGGCCGCTGGCGAGGATCGAGATCGCCATCCCGGCGTCGCCGAAGGTGAGCTCCTCGGCGAGGATCAGCTCGGTGATCCGGTCGAGGCCTCCGCCGCCGTACTGGGTGGGGAACATCGCCGCCGGGCCGATGCCGATCTCGTGGGCCTTGCGCATGACCTCCCAGGGGGTCTCCTCGTGCTCGTCGTAGTGATCGGCGACGGGCCGCATCTCCTTGACGGCGAACTCGCGCACCAGGGCGCGGACCTCCTCCTGCTCGGAGGTGAGGCTGAAGTCGAGTGCCATGGTGTCTCAGGACCTCGGTGGACCGAGCCGGATCTCGGCCCGCCCGTTGGTGAGCACGCGCTCGCCGCGGTCGGAGACGGCCTCGAGCGAGAGCACGGCGGTGCCGGCCTCCTCGTCCACCTCGACCACGGCGCCGGTGCAGGTGATGGTGTCGCCGGGAAGAAGGGGCTTGCTGAACCGGCAGCCGATCGCGGCGACGCGATCGCTGCCACCCGCCCAGCGGGCGACGGCGTCGGTGAGGATGCCGAGGTCGAGCATGCCGTGGGCGATGGTGCCGGGCAGGCCCACCATCCGCGCGAACTCCTCGTTCACGTGGATGGGGTTGTGGTCGCCCGACGCCTCCGCGTACGCGTTGATCTGGTCCTGGGTCACCCGGCGGCTGAGCGGGGTCATCAGGTCGCCGACCTCCACGGTGAGCACGGGGCCTTCGCTCTCTGCGCTCACGACGGCGCCCCCCGCATGATCAGCAGGGCGCGGCCGCTGCAGACGGTGTGCCCGTCGCGGGCGGCCTCGAGCTCGACGTCGATGAAGGTCATGCCCCGCTTCTCCTGCACCGAGGCGATCCGCGCCTGGCTGTCGACCACGTCGCCCGGCCGCACCGGCTCGTGGAAGCTGAACCGCTGCTCGCCGTGGATCAGCCCGGCGAGGTCGAGGCCCAGCTCGGGGTCGCCGAAGACCTGTCCGAGGGTGGGGAACAGGCAGTAGACGGCGGCGAAGGTGGGCGGTACCGCGTCGGGCTCGACGACGGCGCCGTCGCCGGCGATGGCCTCGGCGAAGGCGCGGGCGCGCTCCGCCTCCACCACCTGGCCGGGTGCCCGGTACACGCGGCCGGCATGGCTGGGATCAGGCATCACACACCTCGCTGCCGGGAACTCTGGCGCCGGCACCCGCGAGGATGCCACGTCCGGTCGTCTCCCCCACCTCGTCTGCCACCTCGAAGATTGACACGGGTGTCAATCCTATCACCGGCCGATGTAACGCGGCGCGGCATTCGTGTCAACGGATGGCGCCGCCGCCCACCTCCTCGGGGCGGTTCCAGTTGGCGAAGCAGCGGCCCTCGGGGTCGACCGCGCGCCAGGCCGCCTCCTCGACGATCCCCAGACCGGGGCCGGCCAGCGCGGTCCGCAGCGCCCGCTCGCCCCGGGCCAGCGCCACCCCGAGCGGCAGCCCCGCCGCCTGCCTGAGCGCAAGCGGCAGCGGCTCCACCCCGTGACGCCCCGCACAGCAGGCGGCGAGCAACCGGGGGTCTCCGGCGAGCCGGTCGAGGAGCAGCTCGACCACGGCGGGGACCAGCGTGGGCATGTCGCAGGCCACCACCACCGCCAGCGGGGTGCGGACCGCCGCCAGCCCGGCGACCACCCCGCCGAGGGGCCCGGCACCGGAGACGGTGTCCGTCACCACCCGGCCGGTCAGCCCGGGCACCGGGTGGCCGGCCACCACCACCTCCTCGACGAGGTCGCGCAGCGCCTCCACCGGACGCATCCCCAGCGGCCGGCCGTCCACCACCATGCTCGCCTTGTCCCGGCCCATCCGCCGGCTGCCGCCGCCGGTGAGCAGCAGCAGCGTCACCGCCGGCGGCGCCGCGGCGCCGGGCGCGCTCACCCCAGGATGATGTGGTGGAAGGCCTCGGCCGCGGCCAGGCCATGGGGCGCGCCCACGTCGGCGGCGCGGCGCGGGACCAGCTCGCGGAGGCGGTCCTCGGTGATCTGGCTGCGGTGCTGGCGGAGCGCGTCGAGCTTCCGCTCGAGGGTGCCGGAGATGTCCACCAGGCAGGTGGGCTCGATCGGGCCGGAGAGGAAGACCTGGGTGACCTTGTGCGGCGCCAGCCCCTCCTCCACCAGCTCGGGGAACACCAGCGGGTCGCGCGCCGAGGGGTAGACGGCGTCGAGGGTGACCTCCCCGGCGGCGCGGTGGTCGGGGTGGTTGATGTACCCCGGGCCGAAGCGGCGGGTGGGGTCGGAGGTGAGCACCGCCTCCGGCCGCACCCTCCGGATCACCCGCACGATGTCGCGGCGCAACTCCAGGCTGACCTGGAGGACGCCGTCGGGATGGCCGAGGAAGACGACCTCCTCGACCCCCAGGACCGCCGCGGCGGCGCGCTGCTCGGCGATCCGCTCCTCGGCCACCGCGCGGGGGTCACGGCCGGGGTCGGAGGTGCCCTTGTCGCCGTCGGTGCAGACGCAGTAGGCCACCCGGGTGCCGGCGCTCGTCCAGCGTGCCACGGTGCCGCCGGCGGAGAACTCGGCGTCGTCGGGGTGCGCCATCACCACCAGCAGGGACGCGGGCGCCGGGGGATCGATGACCACGACCGAGGAGTGTAGATGCGCCCGGCTCCGCGACGGCCTCGCCGGCCGACGGCGCCCCGGTCAGATCGCCCGGGACAGCGTCTGGGTGCGGTGGAAGCGCACCCGGCACTGGTCGCAGCGGAAGACGAGCCGCAGCCCCAGACGCCCAATCACGAAGGGCTCGCGACTCTGACAGTTTGGACAGACGGCGTGCATCTGGGCGTATTCCCCGGGGACGTTGCGAAGGGGGAGCTCAACCGGCTTGTACTTCCTCATCTCTCTTCCCTGAGAAGCGCTGCGCCCGCCGTGTCGGGGGGCTTTTCCTGGTTGGCATTGTAGCAAGGCCATGATAGCGCCGGTGTCATGAATTGCCCTCGTCCGCGTTTCGCGGCGGAGCCGGCCACCCGGGCCCGGAGCCGGGCCACCGGAGGGTGGGAGACGAGGGCGAGCAGGGCGATGAGCGGGTGCAGCTGGACGAAGCGCGCCTGGATGGCACCTCGCCGGCCAGGGACCGCGCCTCGGTGACCACCGGCCCCGCCACCAGGTGGACGAGCAGGCAGGTTGCGCCGAGCGGGCGCGGTGCGGCGAGCCGAACTCAGGCGCGTGGACTCTAGCAACTTACATGAGTGTACGTATGTCATACAAGCCACGTTAACACCTGGCAAAGAACCGGGTCGGGACAGCGCACATCGCTTTGACACCCGATTCGGCGCTCTGCTAGCCTCCCGCCAACTTCTCCGGAGGCCCTCCTCTCGGGCCCCTTCCGGAAGCGGCCATCAACCTGAGCGTTGAAGGGAACCCTATTGCCGGTGCGTGATCGACTCCTGCGCCACGCCTGCGCAGCGGTGGCAGCGCTGGCGATTCCCCTCCTGGTTCCGAGGGCCGCAGCCCACCTCCCCTCCCTGTCGGTGAGGGCGGAGGTCGATGGCAGCGCCGCCCGGGTCGGAGCCACGGTGGTCCGTCCTCCGCTCCCCGTGATCGACAACGAGCGGCCGGCGCAGACCGTGAGGGTGTCCTCGGGCGACAACCTGCAGAGCCTGGCCGCATCCTTTCACGCCGACGCCGGCGCGATGCGGTGGGCCAACGGCCTGGTCGACCAGGCCCAGCCCCGGCCCGACACCCCGCTGCTGCTCCCTCCCGGGCCCGGCGCGCTGGTGCAGGCGCAGCCCGGCGAGCTGCCCAGCCACCTCGCCAGCCGGCTCCGCCTCGACCCGCGGGTGATCCTCGACTACAACAGCCTCCACAGCGACAGCCCGCTGCCGACCAACACCTGGATCCAGGTGCCGGCGGCCGCGGCGCCGGCGGGCGCGGTGCCCTCCAGCGCGGTGGTGCCGCTGCCCACCGGGGTGCCTGGGGTGCCGAGCTCGCAGGCGTCGCACGGCGTCAACCCGAAGTTCCCGTGGGGGCAGTGCACCTACTACGTGTCGACCAGGCGCAGCGTGCCCTGGAACGGCGACGCCTGGACCTGGTTCAGCAACGCCCGTGCCTATGGCAGGCCCGAGGGCAAGGTGCCGGTGCAGGGCGCGATCGCGGTGATGTGGGGCAGCTGGTACGGCCACGTCGCCTACGTCGAGCGGGTCAACCCGGACGGCAGCTTCGTCGTCTCGGAGATGAACGTGAAGGGCGTGGGGGTGCGCGACGAACGCACCATGACGGTGAACAGCATCCCCCTCATCGGCTTCATCTACTGAGCATCGACCCCTCCGTCTTCACCGGCTCGGGGCACAACCGAGCGCTCGGGCTGGTGCTGGACGAGATCAGCCCCACCCGGGTGACCGCGCGCCTCACCGTCGACGAGCACCACCTTCAGCCCTTCGGCATCGTGCACGGCGGCGTCTATGCGGCCATCGCCGAGGCGATCGCCAGCATCGGGGCCTCGGTCAACGCCTCCAGCCGCGTCCCCGGCACCGCGGTGGTCGGCCTCGACAACCACACCTCCTTCCTGCGGGCCACCCGGATGGGCACCGTGATCCACGCCGAGGCCCTCCCCCGCCAGGCCGGCCGCCGCACCCAGAGCTGGGACGTGACCATGCGCGACCCCGACGGTCGTGAGCTCGCCGTCTCCCGGGTCCGGCTCCTGGTGCAGCCGATGTCGGATCTGCCCCATGGACCGACGAAGCCGGCGTAGGCTCAGCCCGCGAAGCGGTAGCCGATGCCGGGGACGCTGTGGATGTAGGTGGGCTTGTCCGGCTCGGGCTCGATCTTGCGGCGTAGCCGGTAGACGTGGGCGTCGACGGTGCGGGTCTCGATCTCGACCTCGTAGCCCCAGACCCGGCGGA
It contains:
- a CDS encoding CHAP domain-containing protein, which codes for MRAEVDGSAARVGATVVRPPLPVIDNERPAQTVRVSSGDNLQSLAASFHADAGAMRWANGLVDQAQPRPDTPLLLPPGPGALVQAQPGELPSHLASRLRLDPRVILDYNSLHSDSPLPTNTWIQVPAAAAPAGAVPSSAVVPLPTGVPGVPSSQASHGVNPKFPWGQCTYYVSTRRSVPWNGDAWTWFSNARAYGRPEGKVPVQGAIAVMWGSWYGHVAYVERVNPDGSFVVSEMNVKGVGVRDERTMTVNSIPLIGFIY
- a CDS encoding enoyl-CoA hydratase-related protein, translating into MSGSPDAPPMVAVERDGAVAVVRMNRPKANAISPGLIDAIAGAIEALGEDPSVRCIVIASAIERFFMAGADIGMMAGGGMGIDGDGPSFLERFSIPERVAKPVIAAIGGHALGGGCELALCCDYRLMVDDGRSTIGLTETSLGIIPGAGGTQRLPRLVGRARGLHMIMEASRLRAPEALAIGLVDAALPPEGFEAAVMEKARSLAGMATRALGLAKRAVLEGLDRPVDEGLRAEMRGFLEVLQTADAAEGLQAFLGKRPAEFRGE
- a CDS encoding PIG-L deacetylase family protein, with amino-acid sequence MVIDPPAPASLLVVMAHPDDAEFSAGGTVARWTSAGTRVAYCVCTDGDKGTSDPGRDPRAVAEERIAEQRAAAAVLGVEEVVFLGHPDGVLQVSLELRRDIVRVIRRVRPEAVLTSDPTRRFGPGYINHPDHRAAGEVTLDAVYPSARDPLVFPELVEEGLAPHKVTQVFLSGPIEPTCLVDISGTLERKLDALRQHRSQITEDRLRELVPRRAADVGAPHGLAAAEAFHHIILG
- a CDS encoding PaaI family thioesterase, which produces MLDEISPTRVTARLTVDEHHLQPFGIVHGGVYAAIAEAIASIGASVNASSRVPGTAVVGLDNHTSFLRATRMGTVIHAEALPRQAGRRTQSWDVTMRDPDGRELAVSRVRLLVQPMSDLPHGPTKPA
- a CDS encoding MaoC family dehydratase N-terminal domain-containing protein — encoded protein: MPDPSHAGRVYRAPGQVVEAERARAFAEAIAGDGAVVEPDAVPPTFAAVYCLFPTLGQVFGDPELGLDLAGLIHGEQRFSFHEPVRPGDVVDSQARIASVQEKRGMTFIDVELEAARDGHTVCSGRALLIMRGAPS
- a CDS encoding acyl-CoA dehydrogenase family protein, whose product is MALDFSLTSEQEEVRALVREFAVKEMRPVADHYDEHEETPWEVMRKAHEIGIGPAAMFPTQYGGGGLDRITELILAEELTFGDAGMAISILASGLAGAGIIAMGTEEQKERYISQLCDPKTLRIAAMGLTEPDSGSDSLALRTTATRVDGGYLLNGTKQFCTNGGIADLQVAFATTDRSAGPAGITGFVIEKDNPGMRQGRKERKLGVRASHTAQVIFEDCFVPDDARLGFDRDGKATGPGAIGAMLMLEATRPAVAIGAIGIARAAFEFARDYSLEREQFGKPIARHEAIAFKLADMATEIDAARLLAWRAGWMAENGIPMGRGEGSMAKLFAGDMAMRVTVDAVQILGGYGYIKEYPVERFMRDAKIYQIWEGTAEIQRLVISRYVLGERRAAGRSRLAAAS
- a CDS encoding molybdenum cofactor guanylyltransferase, translated to MSAPGAAAPPAVTLLLLTGGGSRRMGRDKASMVVDGRPLGMRPVEALRDLVEEVVVAGHPVPGLTGRVVTDTVSGAGPLGGVVAGLAAVRTPLAVVVACDMPTLVPAVVELLLDRLAGDPRLLAACCAGRHGVEPLPLALRQAAGLPLGVALARGERALRTALAGPGLGIVEEAAWRAVDPEGRCFANWNRPEEVGGGAIR
- a CDS encoding MaoC/PaaZ C-terminal domain-containing protein, with the translated sequence MSAESEGPVLTVEVGDLMTPLSRRVTQDQINAYAEASGDHNPIHVNEEFARMVGLPGTIAHGMLDLGILTDAVARWAGGSDRVAAIGCRFSKPLLPGDTITCTGAVVEVDEEAGTAVLSLEAVSDRGERVLTNGRAEIRLGPPRS
- a CDS encoding SDR family NAD(P)-dependent oxidoreductase; this encodes MFELTGKVALVTGGSRGLGRADCLALARAGADVVVTDILIESDPDIQRSAERAQSALAQLFTSQNVVYAERTSEEIRAMGRRSAAIKMDVTDREQVRTVFEQVVAEFGSLDILVNNAATLDHVAQIEAQSDELWDRDVSVNLTGAYNCTKAAFTHMRQAGGGRIVYMSSVAGSLGGFGQASYAATKSAMVGLARTTALEGARYGITANVVAPGIIATEAFKMGNPKMNDRMVLRTAMRAPGEPEDVAHAIVFLCSPEARYVTGQVLHVAGGIDLFTF